In a single window of the Anopheles merus strain MAF unplaced genomic scaffold, AmerM5.1 LNR4000719, whole genome shotgun sequence genome:
- the LOC121602930 gene encoding phospholipase A1-like, with protein MEKHFLLGLVLLAFKLSVKCVVINPAVAYHLEYDLADNVDWVRIPTMVGEWIWTHRRSVNAMMKQHRSDEPPVKVEFLLHTRRDTVDEGHSMEVGNIESLLGSNFRSDLPTRIIVHGWQSSKSSPLAESIRDTYLLLWDYNVIVVDWSDCALDWNYVRAVGCVPVVGQTLARLLDEFQQHAGLMMENVYVVGHSLGAHVAGIAGKRVQNGRLHTIIGLDPALPLFSIHEKENRIDHQDAMYVEVIHTDGGLLGFRDPIGTADFYPNGGSHQPGCGLDVVGLCSHTRAWELFAESLLEPVENLVASRIESLEEIERLPPVEMDSIGLGDYVVERVKMGGEPSNAGHAQGLYSITTSDKSPFFRKNRIA; from the coding sequence ATGGAGAAACACTTTCTATTGGGACTTGTGCTGCTGGCGTTCAAACTGAGTGTTAAGTGTGTTGTAATTAATCCGGCTGTGGCATATCATCTGGAGTACGATTTGGCGGACAATGTCGACTGGGTACGCATCCCAACGATGGTCGGCGAATGGATTTGGACGCATCGACGCTCGGTTAATGCGATGATGAAACAACACCGATCCGACGAGCCGCCAGTTAAAGTTGAATTTTTGCTGCATACAAGACGAGACACTGTAGACGAAGGTCATTCGATGGAGGTAGGAAATATTGAATCATTGCTAGGTTCCAACTTCCGGTCCGATCTTCCAACAAGGATCATCGTGCATGGTTGGCAAAGCAGCAAAAGCTCCCCGCTAGCAGAAAGTATTCGTGATACGTATCTGTTGCTTTGGGACTACAATGTGATCGTGGTTGACTGGTCGGATTGTGCGTTGGACTGGAACTACGTACGAGCGGTCGGATGTGTTCCCGTGGTTGGTCAAACACTTGCCCGTCTGCTCGACGAGTTTCAGCAGCATGCCGGACTGATGATGGAGAATGTGTACGTCGTTGGGCATAGTTTAGGAGCGCACGTTGCCGGCATAGCTGGCAAGAGGGTTCAGAATGGACGGCTGCATACCATCATTGGCCTTGATCCGGCATTGCCACTGTTTTCGATTCACGAGAAAGAAAACCGCATCGATCACCAGGACGCAATGTATGTGGAGGTGATACATACCGACGGAGGGCTTCTCGGTTTTCGGGATCCGATCGGGACGGCTGACTTTTACCCGAACGGAGGCTCCCATCAACCGGGCTGTGGGCTGGACGTGGTTGGACTGTGTTCGCACACTCGTGCTTGGGAGCTGTTTGCGGAGTCGTTGCTAGAGCCGGTGGAAAACTTGGTGGCCAGTCGGATTGAATCGTTGGAGGAGATAGAGCGGCTGCCGCCTGTGGAGATGGATTCCATCGGACTGGGCGATTATGTTGTCGAGCGAGTGAAAATGGGAGGGGAACCGTCGAATGCTGGACACGCGCAAGGCTTGTACTCTATCACCACGAGTGATAAAAGtccattttttcgcaaaaatagGATAGCCTAA
- the LOC121602929 gene encoding uncharacterized protein LOC121602929: MHQRLIVIACALLLTADLVFSENAFIDSAPEGYYDRKSLADCPSRFYSEDVSSALGFFIFGGRRAFLKEFPHMAAIGWTDKTVSPPVVQYKCGGSLIAAKYVLTAAHCKVDDEKIPPDTVRLGDTNLATTEDDETAQQFKIVSFTVHEKFKKNRKYYDIALIELDREAKFNTAVCPICLWPHDNIHEYSSSLRAIGFGFTTYTSGMSPTLQKVSLNYYDSDSCNNELPKDARLRYGLTSDQFCTKTPHKDACLGDSGGPLQIDLSDVTRTIPYLTGVVSFGTGCWDGSMGVYTKVASYINWIRERVNVTVDPIECARNTECLAARSFSDSRLSPQNNSPFFKVNLRKADNSSFHQCSGALIDYRHVVTSATCAIRNNQKPAFIEANKEMVEIVDIDVHPKFVAGKNYHNLAVLTLAKFYNPNKIYQIIAPGCIWKEERISDPIVFFSGYGPEVKNDPEDVAKNVSLKVLVALVTENGRCEASDAWKVNSTLWSGFNSDFLCTFNPIDLVPGICKLEPGGAVSNFRRDNIVPYVYAVNNMDEGECGGTQNLFVATRLAPFYDWIESIILRHLPENDPILTSIRFGGDEADTPSVDTSTSNEIDQIFHQNRIDVIANHIKPYGDDLMKSRPQTTKVNIYHQSLDNVPETYEVYGPHTPHSQKLVHPFQTSPKTKQSVLVPPVQNTIHNNDVHIELIPSVELPPTHIIHGQRHPQAVHSSPSAPYSPYTSQNHFQSVVPYGPSMSGQRVDYQGPNSPHPAVDHNHLVSIIRSIELYENGHCTLPTGAPGRCLHYTRCPSMYWNRQNVDVFLRLNLIPLCNRGQETVCCQV, from the exons ATGCATCAGCGGCTGATCGTGATCGCTTGTGCGCTGTTACTCACCGCCGATCTAGTGTTTAGTGAAAACGCATTTATTGATAGTGCACCGGAAGGATACTACGACCGTAAATCGTTAGCTG ATTGTCCGAGCCGATTCTACAGTGAGGATGTGTCCAGCGCTCTCGGATTCTTTATTTTTGGAGGACGTCGTGCTTTTCTCAAAGAATTTCCTCACATG GCGGCGATTGGATGGACGGACAAGACCGTATCACCACCGGTAGTGCAGTACAAATGTGGTGGATCACTGATAGCTGCCAAATATGTTCTAACGGCCGCTCACTGCAAGGTGGATGACGAAAA AATTCCACCCGATACAGTGCGTCTCGGCGATACAAATCTAGCTACCACCGAGGACGACGAAACCGCACAGCAGTTTAAAATCGTTAGCTTTACTGTGCATGAAAAGTTTAAGAAGAACCGCAAGTATTATGACATCGCGCTCATAGAGCTAGATCGTGAGGCGAAGTTCAATACAGCTGTGTGTCCTATTTGCCTATGGCCACACGATAACATCCATGAGTATAGTTCCAGCTTGCGAGCAATTGGATTCGGATTTACTACTTACA CATCGGGAATGAGTCCAACATTGCAAAAAGTGTCACTCAATTATTACGATTCCGATTCCTGCAACAACGAACTGCCGAAGGATGCTCGCTTACGGTACGGACTTACGTCTGACCAATTCTGCACGAAAACTCCACACAAAGACGCATGCTTGGGAGATTCCGGTGGGCCGTTACAGATCGACCTGTCGGATGTAACGCGCACGATACCGTATCTTACGGGCGTAGTGTCCTTCGGAACGGGCTGTTGGGATGGTTCTATGGGTGTGTACACGAAGGTGGCCAGCTACATAAATTGGATCCGCGAGCGCGTAAATGTTACCGTCGATCCGATTGAGTGTGCCAGAAACACGGAGTGTCTAGCGGCAAGATCGTTTTCCGACAGTCGACTAAGTCCGCAAAATAATTCACCCTTCTTTAAG GTAAATCTACGCAAAGCAGACAACAGCTCATTCCATCAGTGCAGTGGAGCTCTAATCGATTACCGGCATGTCGTCACATCGGCCACCTGTGCCATACGCAACAACCAGAAACCAGCCTTTATAGAGGCAAACAAGGAGATGGTCGAGATAGTGGACATCGACGTGCATCCCAAATTTGTTGCCGGGAAAAATTACCACAATCTAGCCGTGCTAACGCTTGCCAAGTTTTACAACCCGAACAAAATCTATCAAATTATTGCACCAGGTTGCATTTGGAAGGAGGAGCGCATCTCCGATCCGATTGTGTTCTTTTCTGGGTACGGGCCCGAGGTGAAGAATGATCCGGAAGATGTGGCAAAGAATGTCTCGCTCAAAGTATTGGTAGCGCTGGTGACGGAGAATGGCCGCTGTGAGGCAAGTGATGCGTGGAAAGTGAATAGCACACTCTGGTCAGGATTCAACAGTGACTTCCTGTGCACCTTCAATCCGATCGATCTGGTACCGGGCATCTGTAAG CTGGAACCAGGTGGTGCCGTGTCCAACTTTCGGCGCGACAATATTGTGCCATATGTGTACGCGGTCAACAACATGGATGAGGGTGAATGCGGCGGAACACAGAATCTCTTCGTTGCAACACGTCTTGCTCCGTTTTACGATTGGATTGAGTCGATTATTTTAAGACATCTGCCTGAAAACGATCCAATTCTAACCT CAATACGTTTTGGAGGTGATGAGGCCGACACACCCAGTGTCGATACATCCACATCGAACGAGATCGATcaaatttttcatcaaaatcgtATAG ATGTGATCGCGAACCACATTAAACCTTACGGTGATGATTTAATGAAGAGTAGACCTCAGACCACGAAAGTAAACA TATATCATCAATCATTGGACAATGTCCCAGAAACATATGAAGTGTACGGCCCTCATACCCCTCATTCACAAAAGCTTG TGCATCCATTCCAGACGTCACCCAAGACGAAACAATCAGTCCTAGTGCCACCAGTACAAAACACTATCCACAATAATGATGTACATATTGAGCTGATTCCTTCCGTTGAACTACCTCCGACACACATCATCCATGGGCAGAGACATCCTCAAGCCGTCCACAGTAGTCCCTCTGCACCGTACTCACCGTACACTAGCCAGAATCACTTCCAATCGGTAGTTCCGTACGGTCCGAGCATGTCCGGTCAAAGGGTCGATTACCAGGGACCGAACTCACCCCACCCGGCGGTCGATCATAACCATCTGGTGTCGATTATTCGGTCGATTGAGCTGTACGAGAACGGGCATTGCACACTTCCGACCGGAGCTCCCGGCAGGTGTCTGCACTATACGCGCTGTCCTTCGATGTACTGGAATCGCCAAAATGTGGACGTGTTTCTTCGCTTGAACTTGATACCACTCTGCAATCGTGGGCAAGAAACGGTCTGCTGTCAGGTATGA